From a single Apium graveolens cultivar Ventura unplaced genomic scaffold, ASM990537v1 ctg1746, whole genome shotgun sequence genomic region:
- the LOC141700080 gene encoding uncharacterized protein LOC141700080, producing the protein MASNISIHNSTDAACATSTLISSKNIPSGSRSRREMINAPTFNLVQLRQPKVPPQPTNLSEHYWFDYELPGDYVPFMDDQVTKLASLGHEHWLPFAERLTGWRKQVRTRVSGVRDHFYYHGDKRFRTFKDVKRYIYLGYPPVENNGDKPLEMLAVRQPDLEERLIAMD; encoded by the exons ATGGCTTCTAACATTTCAATTCATAATTCAACTGATGCTGCCTGTGCTACGAGTACTTTGATTTCATCTAAG AATATACCATCTGGTTCCAGGAGCAGGAGAGAGATGATTAATGCTCCAACCTTCAATTTAGTGCAG CTGAGACAACCAAAGGTGCCGCCACAACCAACCAACTTATCTGAGCATTATTGGTTTGACTATGAGCTCCCTGGAGATTATGTTCCGTTTATGGATGACCAG GTTACCAAGCTTGCCTCTCTGGGTCATGAGCACTGGCTTCCATTTGCTGAAAGACTCACAGGATGGAGAAAACAAGTGCGCACTCGTGTCAGTGGCGTTCGCGATCAT TTCTATTACCATGGTGATAAAAGGTTCAGAACctttaaagatgtcaaaaggtACATCTATCTGGGCTATCCTCCTGTTGAGAACAACGGAGACAAACCGCTG gaaatgtTGGCCGTGCGGCAACCAGATCTGGAGGAGCGGTTAATAGCTATGGATTGA
- the LOC141700076 gene encoding uncharacterized protein LOC141700076, translating into MATMVQPQIPKLTATNYGNWSIQMKVLLGSYDNWDIVESGYDEPVDATTEASLSNAEKMILKETRKKDKNALYTIIQGVDESTFEKISNAKTAKDAWEILQKSFQGVEKVKKVRLQVLCGEFENLKMKSSENIGEFVTRLKMVTNEMKRNGESLDDVRVMEKLLRSLTRKFDYVVTSIEESKDLSTISIDELVGSLQAHEQRMNQYDDISHLKKALQSKVSIGDSSGSSRGGFRGGYRGGRGRGRQFFNRGHNSEGYQPSSRGQNFRGRGRGGFQQRGDKSQFQCYNCNKFGHFSYECRAPKVEERSHFAAVKEDKEVGAAMFLTYKEDEENKKNVWYLDSGASNHMTGHKELFTEIDDTISGEVTFGDSSKIPKRKKLDDKGEKCIFTGYDKRSKACRLYNSLTKKLIISRDVEFDESDYWRWSGDERKVAGLFFNDDDGDNQNIEDDDDQTPPPSPNQQTPGSTSSPGESSSSGGAPHLPEGHKAIGVKWVYKTKTNQDGEVEKYKARLVAKGYKQRYGIDYDEVFAPVVRVDTIRLFTSIAAQNQWKIYQMDVKSAFLNGYLEEEVYIEQPLGYVQKGQEDKVYRLKKALCGLKQAPRAWNIRVDEYF; encoded by the exons ATGGCGACGATGGTGCAACCACAAATCCCGAAATTGACGGCAACAAATTACGGGAACTGGAGTATCCAAATGAAGGTGTTACTCGGTTCATACGATAATTGGGATATTGTTGAAAGTGGTTATGACGAGCCCGTAGATGCTACCACTGAAGCATCCCTGTCAAATGCTGAGAAGATGATTTTGAAAGAGACCCGGAAAAAAGATAAAAATGCGTTATATACAATTATTCAAGGAGTTGACGAATCAACCTTTGAAAAAATTTCAAATGCAAAAACGGCGAAAGACGCGTGGGAGATTCTGCAGAAATCATTCCAGGGTGTCGAGAAAGTCAAAAAGGTTCGGCTCCAAGTGCTATGTGGGGAGTTTGAAAATTTGAAGATGAAGAGTTCtgaaaatattggtgaatttgttacgCGTTTGAAAATGGTGACAAATGAGATGAAAAGAAATGGGGAAAGTCTCGATGATGTTCGGGTCATGGAAAAGTTGCTCCGTTCATTAACAAGAAAATTTGATTATGTTGTTACTTCTATCGAAGAGTCAAAAGACTTGTCCACAATTTCCATTGATGAGCTGGTTGGTTCACTTCAAGCCCACGAGCAGCGaatgaaccagtatgatgatATAAGCCATTTAAAAAAGGCGTTGCAAAGTAAGGTGTCCATTGGTGACAGTTCTGGCAGTAGCAGAGGTGGCTTTAGAGGTGGCTACCGTGGTGGACGAGGACGAGGAAGGCAATTCTTCAATAGAGGCCATAATTCTGAAGGGTATCAGCCATCTAGTCGTGGTCAAAATTTCAGAGGCCGTGGAAGAGGCGGATTTCAACAACGAGGTGACAAGTCTCAATTTCAATgttataattgtaataaatttggTCACTTCAGTTATGAGTGTAGAGCACCAAAAGTGGAAGAAAGGAGTCACTTTGCTGCAGtaaaagaagataaagaagttgGCGCTGCTATGTTCCTCACTTATAAAGAAGATGAGGAAAACAagaagaatgtttggtatcttgactcagGGGCTAGTAATCACATGACTGGTCACAAGGAATTATTCACGGAGATAGATGACACCATCAGCGGAGAGGTTACTTTTGGTGACTCGTCAAAGATTCCG AAAAGAAAGAAGTTGGATGATAAAGGCGAGAAGTGCATAtttaccggatatgacaaaagGAGCAAGGCGTGCAGACTTTACAATTCCCTGACGAAGaaattaatcatttctcgagatgttgagttcgATGAATCAGATTACTGGAGATGGAGCGGGGATGAAAGAAAAGTTGCTGGTTTATTTTTCAATGACGATGACGGTGATAACCAAAACATTGAAGATGACGATGATCAAACTCCTCCACCAAGTCCAAATCAACAAACTCCTGGATCGACATCATCCCCGGGAGAAAGCAGTAGTTCAGGGGGAGCACCAC ATCTTCCAGAAGGACACAAAGCAATTGGTGTCAAATGGGTCTACAAGACCAAGACGAATCAGGATGGAGAAGTGGAGAAATACAAGGCGAGGCTAGTGGCTAAAGGCTACAAGCAGCGAtatggcattgactatgatgaggtgTTTGCTCCAGTTGTACGAGTTGACACCATCAGACTTTTTACATCAATTGCCGCTCAGAATCAGTGGAAgatttatcaaatggatgtgaagtcGGCATTTCTAAATGGTTATCTCGAAGAAGAAGTCTACATTGAGCAACCTCTGGGATATGTTCAGAAAGGCCAGGAAGATAAAGTCTATCGGCTAAAGAAAGCATTGTGCGGTCTAAAACAAGCACCGAGAGCGTGGAACATAAGGGTTGATGAGTATTTTTAG
- the LOC141700077 gene encoding secreted RxLR effector protein 161-like translates to MTDIGQMSYLLGVEVKQNKDGIFMSQKKYAEQILKKFRMEECKPVSTPAEASIKLRIDSMRESVNPTLFKSLVGSLRYLTFTRPDIMYAVGLVSRYMEKPKQDHFMAAKRILRYIKGTLDHGSFYTHSQDSKLVGYSDSDYGGDLDDGKSTSGYAFHIGSAIFSWSSKKQQKIALSTCEAEYMAAAACACQAMWLGYILGELNLTKEGPVKIYMDNKSAISLAKNPVSHSRSKHINIKYHFIRE, encoded by the coding sequence atgacagatattggtcaaatgtcatACCTTCTTGGAGTCGAGGTGAAGCAAAACAAAGACGGGATTTTTATGTCTCAGAAAAAATATGCCGAACAGATTTTGAAGAAGTTCAGAATGGAAGAGTGCAAGCCAGTGAGCACGCCAGCAGAAGCAAGCATAAAGCTCAGAATTGATTCAATGAGGGAGTCGGTAAATCCGACATTGTTCAAAAGTTTGGTTGGAAGTTTGAGGTACCTAACTTTCACTCGTCCAGATATAATGTATGCAGTTGGATTGGTTAGTAGGTACATGGAGAAGCCAAAGCAAGATCATTTCATGGCGGCTAAAAGAATTTTGAGATACATAAAAGGTACGCTAGATCATGGCTCATTTTACACGCATTCTCAAGATTCGAAATTAGTTGGCTACTCAGACAGTGATTATGGCGGTGATTTGGATGACGGAAAAAGCACATCGGGATATGCTTTTCATATCGGTTCAGCAATATTTTCATGGTCATCAAAGAAGCAACAGAAAATTGCCCTCTCAACATGTGAGGCGGAGTACATGGCAGCAGCAGCATGCGCATGTCAGGCTATGTGGCTAGGCTACATATTGGGCGAGTTAAATCTTACGAAGGAAGGTCCGGTTAAAATTTATATGGATAATAAATCTGCAATTTCTCTAGCGAAAAATCCAGTATCACACAGTCGGAGCAAGCACATCAATATCAAATATCACTTCATTCGAGAATAG